A window of Streptomyces sp. Je 1-332 genomic DNA:
CCAGGCGCCTCCGTCCTGGACGATCTACTTCAAGACGACGGACGCCGACGCGACGGTCAAGGCGGTCGAGCAGGCCGGCGGCAGGATGGTGTACGAGCCCATGGACGTCGGCGACCTCGGCCGCATGGCCGTCCTCGCGGACGCACAGGGCGTCGGCTTCGCGGTGTGGCAGTCGGGCACGAACAAGGGCCTCGACCTGGTGGACGCCCCGAACAGCATGTGCTGGAGCGAGCTCTACACCCCGGACACGAAGGCAGCCCTTGAGTTCTACGGCTCCGTGTTCGGCTGGGGCACCACGACCCAGGCCTTCGATGGCGGTTCGTACACGATGGTGCACCCCGCGGGCGGCACGGAGAACGACATGTTCGGCGGCCTGTGGCCGCTGTCCGACGCCCCGGAGGAAGTCGAGGCCGGGCCGTACTGGACTCCGTACTTCCAGGTGGCCGACATCGACGCGGTGCTCGCCGAGGTCGAGCCGGCCGGGGGCACGGTGCGGGTGGCCCGCATGGATCTCGCGGGCGTCGGCAGCTTCGCCAAGCTGGCCGACCCTTCCGGTGCGCGGTTCGCGCTGATGCAGCCGGAGGCGCCGGGAGGAGCCTGAACAGCGCCGTCACGGCGTTGATCGTTCGTTGATCCCATGTTTCGCGCGCCCTGCCAGCATCGGCGGCATGCAGATCGACATGACAGCCGAGCCGGAACTCGCCTGGCAGGAGCAGGCCCTGTGCGCCCAGACGGGATCCGATTTCTTCTTCCCCGAACCGGGAAGCTCGGTGCGCGAGGCCAAGTACATCTGCCGGCTGTGCGAGATGCGCCCCGCGTGTCTCGAGTACGCCCTGGCCCACGACGAGCGGTTCGGCGTCTGGGGCGGCCTCTCGGAGAAGGAGCGGCTCAGCCTCAGACGCACCTGATCCGTGCAGGGCCCCGGACTCCTCGGACGACCTCACCCTTGAGGCGCACATGCCCCCTCAGGCCCAAGGGCAACCGCCTACTTCCCCCGAGCCGCCATCCGCGCCTTGCGTGCCGCCAGCTTCTCGTCGAACTTGGAGGCTTCCGTGTCGAGGCCGTTCATGTACAGGCCGAGTTCCTCCTGTGCCTTGAGACCCTCCGGGCCGAGCCCGTCGATGTCCATCACCTTGAGGTAGCGCAGGACGGGCTGGATCACGTCGTCGTGGTGGATGCGCATGTTGTAGATCTCGCCGATCGCCATCTGCGCGGCGGCCCGCTCGAAGCCGGGCATGCCGTGTCCGGGCATCCGGAAGTTGACCACGACGTCGCGCACGGACTGCATGGTCAGATCGGGGGCGAGCTCGAAGGCCGCGCCCAGGAGGTTGCGGTAGAAGACCATGTGGAGGTTCTCGTCGGTGGCGATCCGCGCCAGCATGCGGTCGCAGACCGGGTCGCCCGACTGGTGACCCGTGTTGCGGTGCGAGACGCGGGTGGCGAGCTCCTGGAAGGCCACGTACGCGACCGAGTGCAGCATCGAGTGGCGGTTGTCGGACTCGAAGCCCTCGGCCATGTGCGCCATGCGGAACTGCTCGAGCTTGTCGGGGTCCACGGCACGCGAGGCCAGGAGGTAGTCACGCATCACGATGCCGTGGCGGCCCTCCTCCGCGGTCCAGCGGTGCACCCAGGTGCCCCAGGCGCCGTCGCGGCCGAACAGGGAGGCGATCTCGTGGTGGTAGCTGGGGAGGTTGTCCTCGGTCAGCAGATTGACGACGAGCGCGATCTTGCCGATGTCGGTGACCTTGGACTGCTCGGGTTCCCAGGCCTCGCCGTCCTCGAAGTACCCGGGGAAGTTCCGGGCGTCGGAGAACGGCACGTACTCGTGCGGCATCCAGTCCTTCGCCACCTTCAGGTGGCGGTTGAGCTCCTTCTCGACCACTTCTTCCAGGGCGAACAACAACCGGGCGTCGGTCCAGTCGTCCGTGCTGCCGAGATGAGGAGAGGTGATCGTCACGGGGGCTCCAGGGGGACGGGAGTTTTCTTACGGATTACGTGCGCAGGGGTTACGCGGTGGCACGAGCGGGTGCTACCTACCTACGGTCTCGTAGGTTACGTTGCCGTAGGTTAAGCCCTCCGTAAAGTGGCTGAGACAGAGGGGCCCACGGGCCTCCCGCGCCCCACCCGCCCCAGGACTGGTCAGGCGTACAGGCCCCTGAGGCGCACTGAGAGGCATGTCACACAGCCTTCGAGCTTCTCGAATTCGCTGATATCCACCACGACGGGATCAAAACCGAGACCCGAGAGCAGCTCCGCGCTCTTCGGCGCGCTTGCGGCGAGCAGCAGTTTCGCGCCACCGAGCAGCACCACGTGGGCCCCGGACTCCTCCGGCACCGGCAGGAAGCGCGGGAAGAGCGAAGGGGAGTCCACGAGCGGCGGGTACCCGATGACCGTGCCGTCCGGCAGCGCCGTCACCGCCGACTTCAGATGCAGGACCTTGCTGACGGGGACGGCCACGACCCGGGCCCCCAGTGGCTCGAACACGGCCCGCAGCTGCCGGACGCCCGCCGCGTTCGTGCGCCCGCCCCGACCCACGTAGATCGTGTCGTCGATCTTGAGGATGTCGCCGCCGTCCAGGGTGCCCGGCTCCCACACCCAGTTCACGGAGGCGCCGAGCCGGGCCACCGCCTCCTCCACGGCCACCGTCTCCGCCCGCCGTGACTCGGCGCCCGGCCGGGCGATCAGGGCCACGTTGCGGAAGACGACGACCGTGTCCTCGACGAAGACCGAGTCGGGGCAGTCGTCGGCCGGCTCCACCTCGACCGTCTCCCAGCCGTGCGCCCGCAGCGCCTCGGCGTACGCCTCCCACTGTTCGAGGGCTAGGCCGACGTCCACCGGGGTCCGCTCGACATGCGTGACCAGGCCGTCGGCGAGACGCGGTCCTGGCCGGCGGATCAGCGCTTTCCTGCTGGGCACGGGATGTTCTCCGTAAGGGTGGAGCGGTGGGGGGCGTCCCCGTCCGGCGGGCGCCGGGGCGGGGGTTCGTGCTCATCATGCAGCGTGCGAGGGGTCCAGGCCCAGAGCTCGTCGCAGATGATCGGCGGTGAACGAGCCGGCCGCCTCGATCAGCTGTCCCGGCGTTCCCTCGAAGACGATCCGGCCCCCGTGCTTGCCGCCGTCGGGTCCGAGATCGATCACCCAGTCCGCGTGCTTGACGACCTGGAGGTTGTGCTCGACGACGATCACGGTGTTCCCCGCGTCGACCAGCCGGTCAAGGAGGGCAAGCAGGCCGTCCACGTCCGCCATGTGCAGGCCGGTCGTCGGCTCGTCCAGGACATAGGTCGTGCCGGTGCGGTGCAGTTGCGTGGCGAGCTTGATGCGCTGCCGCTCGCCGCCCGACAGGGTGCTCAGCGGCTGCCCGAGCGTCAGGTAGGTGAGCCCCACGTCGTGCAGGGCCCGCAGCCGGCGGCGCATGGCCGTGTCGTCCACGGCGGCGAGGAAGTCGAGGGCGCTCTCGGCTGTCATGTCGAGCACGTCGGCGATGGAGCTGCCGCCGACGGTCAGTCGCAGCACCTCCCCCTTGAAGCGGCGACCCTCGCACGCCTCGCAGGTCGTGGTCACCGGGTCCATGAAGGCCAGGTCGCTGTAGATGACTCCGCGGCCCTGGCAACTCTCGCACGCGCCACTGGAGTTGAAGCTGAACATCCCCGCGTCCC
This region includes:
- a CDS encoding acyl-ACP desaturase, producing the protein MTITSPHLGSTDDWTDARLLFALEEVVEKELNRHLKVAKDWMPHEYVPFSDARNFPGYFEDGEAWEPEQSKVTDIGKIALVVNLLTEDNLPSYHHEIASLFGRDGAWGTWVHRWTAEEGRHGIVMRDYLLASRAVDPDKLEQFRMAHMAEGFESDNRHSMLHSVAYVAFQELATRVSHRNTGHQSGDPVCDRMLARIATDENLHMVFYRNLLGAAFELAPDLTMQSVRDVVVNFRMPGHGMPGFERAAAQMAIGEIYNMRIHHDDVIQPVLRYLKVMDIDGLGPEGLKAQEELGLYMNGLDTEASKFDEKLAARKARMAARGK
- a CDS encoding VOC family protein — protein: MLSTRYVAGAPTWVDLGTPDLDGAHDFYRALFGWEFRSGGAEFGGYGTYQADGKTVAGAMTVPADQAPPSWTIYFKTTDADATVKAVEQAGGRMVYEPMDVGDLGRMAVLADAQGVGFAVWQSGTNKGLDLVDAPNSMCWSELYTPDTKAALEFYGSVFGWGTTTQAFDGGSYTMVHPAGGTENDMFGGLWPLSDAPEEVEAGPYWTPYFQVADIDAVLAEVEPAGGTVRVARMDLAGVGSFAKLADPSGARFALMQPEAPGGA
- a CDS encoding WhiB family transcriptional regulator, yielding MQIDMTAEPELAWQEQALCAQTGSDFFFPEPGSSVREAKYICRLCEMRPACLEYALAHDERFGVWGGLSEKERLSLRRT
- the ddaH gene encoding dimethylargininase; the protein is MPSRKALIRRPGPRLADGLVTHVERTPVDVGLALEQWEAYAEALRAHGWETVEVEPADDCPDSVFVEDTVVVFRNVALIARPGAESRRAETVAVEEAVARLGASVNWVWEPGTLDGGDILKIDDTIYVGRGGRTNAAGVRQLRAVFEPLGARVVAVPVSKVLHLKSAVTALPDGTVIGYPPLVDSPSLFPRFLPVPEESGAHVVLLGGAKLLLAASAPKSAELLSGLGFDPVVVDISEFEKLEGCVTCLSVRLRGLYA